From the Cryptomeria japonica chromosome 2, Sugi_1.0, whole genome shotgun sequence genome, one window contains:
- the LOC131071322 gene encoding protein NUCLEAR FUSION DEFECTIVE 4, translating to MALVGCIWIECCAGLSYGFSIYAEAMKTCFGYNQQQLDTISVYSSLGFLGGIISGLINQCLPAWLVLFIGALHNLTGYGIQWMFVSGRLAIPPLWEMGLFAFVARNGPLYYNTVSMVTSVNNFPDNRGLVVGLMKGSVGLSSGILSTVWKVLFPNSDGFSYLLVTAIVPPTVAFLVMSIVKKYEPVNCKIGSSRTMKYLALASAPMVTLAMFFMASSFWDGQPLQAEVQRVVVSL from the exons aTGGCTTTGGTAGGCTGCATATGGATAGAATGTTGTGCAGGACTATCATACGGCTTCAGCATATATGCTGAGGCCATGAAGACTTGCTTTGGCTACAATCAGCAGCAGCTGGACACCATCTCCGTTTACAGCAGCTTAGGGTTTTTGGGGGGCATAATCTCTGGCCTGATAAACCAGTGCCTCCCAGCTTGGCTTGTTCTGTTCATTGGAGCTCTCCACAATTTGACAGGCTACGGGATCCAATGGATGTTTGTATCCGGAAGACTAGCAATCCCTCCATTGTGGGAGATGGGTTTGTTTGCCTTTGTTGCCCGGAATGGCCCGTTATACTACAACACAGTCTCGATGGTGACCTCTGTAAATAACTTCCCAGATAACAGAGGACTAGTGGTGGGTTTGATGAAGGGAAGCGTCGGTCTAAGCAGCGGCATTCTGTCAACAGTATGGAAGGTATTATTTCCAAATTCAGATGGGTTTTCCTATTTGTTAGTGACGGCCATAGTCCCACCTACAGTGGCCTTTCTGGTCATGtcaattgtgaagaaatatgaaccAGTAAACTGTAAAATTGGGTCTTCAAGAACAATGAAATACCTGGCCTTGGCGTCTGCACCCATGGTGACTTTAGCAATGTTTTTTATGGCTTCCAGTTTCTGGGATGGACAACCTTTGCAG GCGGAGGTGCAGCGGGTGGTGGTTTCTCTATAA